The genomic window CATTCAAAGCACCATCAAAGCGAAGGGAGGCTGTAATGGAGGACACAATCTGACCAATCAATCGGTTCAAATTGGTGTAGGTTGGGCGCTCAATGTCCAGGTTTCTGCGGCAGATATCATAGATGGCTTCATTGTCTACCATGAAGGCGCAGTCCGAGTGTTCGAGTGTGGTGTGGGTGGTCAAGATGGAGTTGTAGGGTTCGACCACAGCTGTGGAGATCTGGGGAGCTGGGTAGATGGAAAACTCCAACTTGGACTTCTTGCCATAGTCAACGGAGAGACGTTCCATCAGGAGGGAAGTGAAACCAGAGCCGGTGCCTCCACCGAAGCTGTGGAAAATGAGGAAACCCTGGAGTCCTGTGCATTGGTCAGCCTGTGAAAACAACACATCGCATTAGACAGGAACACTGCAGTGGAAAAAGACAGCAAGCTGCCTCCCATAGGACAATTCACCCGTAAAACAATGGATAAGCAGGCCACTCGACTAATACCCAGCATAAAACAACTTAGTTATAAAGATAGCCGACAAAACAAAGCCACTATACGTTGGAGAAGCGTTCGACTTAGTGTGATCTGATTGAGGTTTGTAAGATGCTGACAGTGGTGGATTGTGTTCAAACAATGGCCATTCATTTGAAGTTATTGGCAACAGAGCCAGAGGGatgtgaggagaatgtttttcactCCGAGAACAGTCACGATCTGGAATGTTCCATCTGAAAAAAGGTAATGGAAGCTGATTCTGTAAATGATTTTAAAAGGGAGCTGGACAGGATTTGAGGATGAGGAGCTCAGAGAGTTATGGACAAAAAGTGGGTTTGTGGAGCCAAGAGCAATTGCTCTTTCCAAGAATCAACTCcggcatgatgggttgaatggcctcattgtgcgcTCTACGTTGTTATTCTGAGCCGGTTTCTTGTTTCATCTAAGTAGCTGATAGATGACCAGGGATAGGATCACAATTTTAAATCATTTACCACCACATTTTAGGGTAATGTAGATGCATGAATATTAGATATTTTACATCAAACCTCTCTTCctttctcacagcactgtgggtgtacctacaccacatagactgcagctgttcaagaaggcagctcactacccccttctcaagggcaattagggatgggtaattaatgCCAGCCACACcgatatcccatgaatgattagAAAAAAAGTGAATCAAAGGCAAAGATTTAGACATCCCTTCGTTAAGCTGTTGGATAAAACTGGAGCTTGTCATTCATTGCCAGTGTTCAGGGAGTGCGACACCTCCTGAACTACTGTCTTTcgaatgaaatgttaaaccaagggcCTCTTCTTGGGTGCAGATCAAAGATCCCAAAGTCACTACTTGGAGGAAGAAAAGGATTCGGCCTCAAACAAAATTACTAAAATAAATGGGTAATTTGACCATTtctctcactgctgtttgtgggagcttgctgttcgTAAATTGGCTGCTGGGTTTGCCTACATTACAGTAATGACAAACTCCAATAAATAGTTAACTAGCTGCAAGGTGCTTTTGCAAGGCGGTCCAGGAATGCAAGTCCCTTCTCTTTATGAGTCAAAAACCCATAACCATGAGCTTCATACTTACCAACTTGCGAAGTCTGTCCAGAACCAAGTCAATCAGCTCCTTGCCGATGGTGTAGTGTCCACGGGCATAGTTATTGGCAGCATCTTCCTTCCCGGTGATGAGCTGCTCAGGATGGAACAGCTGGCGATAGGTACCAGTACGGACCTCATCTAGAACACATGATCATGAAAGGTTTGTTTGCTTGTCCAAGAAcatacatagaatctctacagcgcagaagggggccattcggtccatcgagtctgcaccgactccccgaaAGAGCTtcttagccaggccctattctcataaccctgtACGTTAaccattgccaatccatctaatccacacatccttgGCCaccaatggacaatttagcatggccaatccacctaacctgcacatctttgaactgtgggaggaaaccggagcatccggaggaaacccacgcagacatggggagaacatgcaaactccacacagacagtgacccgaggccggaattgaaccagggtccctggtgctatgaggcagcaatgctaaccactgtgccaatgtgccgccaTACCTACTCATGTAGGCATGTGTGCCTCCTTTACTTAAATGAAAAAATTATTAAAGGGCAAAGGGCCCAAAGtacaaaaaataaaaacagaaaatgctgggaatactcggAGCAGTACTCcttggagcagcactccgaaagctcgtgattccaaataaacctgttggactttaacctggtgttgtgacacttatTACTATGATCTAACTGAACAGTGGAATAGGCTCAACAAGCTAAATGACCTCTTACTCCTTCGTACGAATAAAATTGAAAATATACATAAAGGGGAAGAACAGTGTTACTGAGTGAAAGATTCTAATTTTTTGAGACCCATAGTCCTTTGACTTACCAATCACGGTTGGTTCCAAATCAACAAAGACAGCTCGTGGGACGTGTTTCCCTGCCCCTGTCTCACTGAAGAAGGTGTTGAAGGAGTCATCACCACCTCCTATGGTCTTATCACTGGGCATCTGTCCATCAGGCTGGATACCGTGTTCCAAACAATACAACTCCCAGCAGGCATTGCCCATCTGGACACCAGCTTGGCCAACATGGATGGAGATACACTCACGCTGTGGGAAAGAAGTGAGCAATTAGTCATAGAGTTAGATAGAACTAAGGACTGTGGTGGTCTTTATCCCCCTGTGTGCCTCCTTCAATCTCGTTTCAtcttgatacaaaagtctgaggtcatgtaccaaccgactcaagaacagcttcttccctgctgccatcagacttttgaatggacctacctcgcattaagttgatctttctctagctatgactgtaacactacattctgtactctctcgtttccttctctacgaaagGTATGCtcagtatagtgcgcaagaaacaatacatttcactacgctaatacaaatcaaatcaaatatgcctTAGCTGTCTTGTTTTCAATTCTGCTGGAACAGAAGGAGAAGGGTGGGGAGAAATAGAGTGTAAGTGGGTAAAGAGGAGAACGTGAGATGGGAAAGAGAAGGATGGAAagagacagtgggagagagagttggggTCAGCTAGAGGATGGCAGAGGAGGAGAAGAGGGAGAATGAGTAAGTGGGAggagagaaagaaggagagaagagGGGGGAGAGGAAAAAGGGGAGGTGACAAAACTgggtgggagagaatgtggaagagagagggGTTGGGGTCAGAGTAAGGTGGAGAGGGAAGAGGagatggggaagggagggaggggtgggagagagtacaATGGGAGAAGGGATGCTGAGAAGAGAGTGGAAGgggcgaatgggagagagagaagagagttgTGAGAAAGGGATCAGAGAGGAGATGGGagaaaggaggggagagagaaattGGAAGCGATGAGaagaaaaagggaaagaaaagAGATAGGGAGATAGCATGGGGGGAAAGGAAAGAGTGGGGAGGGAGAACAGATAGAAAcagggggaagagagacagaataAGGAATGGGAAAGAGAAAATGGAAAGGGGGGAGAGCGACtcaatgagggagagagttagcagaggaaaaagggagagaaagaaagggaagagggagaggagtGAGCTCCATCCCAGTGATCTACAATAGGTTCAAAACCATATCTGTGGAGGTAAAAGGAACAGTGTCCTACCCAGCACACAGCCAGCAAACACTTTGAAACTATTTCGTGGGCGGAACACAACCTGAATTCTGGTGAAATTCTCAGATCTGTGGCCAGTACTGTGAATAAAATATGAAAACTCTTGAGACATGCACATGGAGAGGACTTTGCTATGAGGCAAGATCTGAAGTTTAAAGTCAAGTTTCTGAGTAAATTTCTATTAATGTAAACTGCTGACCACATTTTCTGATCCTCCACTATTTGCCTTTTCTAACCCCTCCTTTCAAGTCACATTCCCTGAGTAGCAAGCACTTTTTAAGCGATTTGTTTGATCCCATGTATTAGTGTATCTTGTATTTGCGCAGTGATGTACTGCTGATGAACCGTAGGGGGCATCAGGTCCCATGTCCACCCTATCTTGTAATAAGCACATTCAGCTCTGGACCTGCTCCACCTGGCTAATCACAGTACACCAAGGGACTGGAAAACCTGTAGAACCCCTGTATGCCTGACACTGGATGTACTTTGAGAATACATTTGAGAGTATTGAGATTGTATTGCGGCACCTCAGGGAGTAACACGCTGTATGAAGGAAAGTGGAATTGTATTGCCTTGTCTGGAATCTTTCCATTTGAAAATGTTTTTGTCCCCAGGTTGTATGCCAGATATGGAATgtatattagaaccatagaatacctacagtgcagaaggaggccttcagcccatcgagtttataCTGACTCCCCGAAAGGGCATCTTAATCAGGCCCAcctccctgctctatccccataaccccacgcatttagcctggctaatccacctaacctacacatcttgggacactaaggggcaatttagcatgaccaatccacctgagctgcacgtctttggactgtgggagaaaactggagcgtccagatgaaacccacgcagtcacaaggcgaatgtgcaaactccacacagcgaatgtgcaaactccacacagatagtcatccaaggctggattcgaatccgggtccctgtcactgtgaggctgcagtgctaaccactgtgtcaccgtgctgccctagataTTGTAAATATCAAGAGAATTACAATTCTATAGTGGCACCAAGAGAACGGAAGACAAGTTGAATTTCATTGTGCTTTCTGTAAATTGAgatgttgaaatgttttgagaccCACTTTTACAAATTATATGAATAAAATATAATTCTGAAAATTAAATCATAAAACTCCAGAATTttgccagtattgtaaaatctttTGTTCTTCAACCCTATACAGAGATCCAGACTATTATTGAGAAGAGCCAAAAAGCAGACAAGTGGGATTAATTCGATAACCCTCTGAAAGATATTTCTGAAATAGAGAAGGCTGACGATATGACCTATTAGAGATCTTTCAAAGCTTGAACATGTTTCATAGAATATATGACGAGAGACTTGTGACCGAATCCATAAACTGGGGCACACAGGTTGGGGTGGAGCTGAGCTGAACTCCCTAATTTACTGCCGAGTGAGTGAATAAAACTATTTTGGTCATTAATAATGAGAAAATCAAGAGAGACTCCTTTACCCAGTGGGTGGAGAGACTGTGGGactcactatcacagggagtggttgagggaaatagcactgatacattgaagggaAGGTACACGAGAGAGAAAATAATAGAACATGTTGATAGTGCGAGATGAGGCAGGTGGAAGGAGACTTGCGTGGAGCATAGAGCAGAATAGGTCAGTTGGGCCTAATGGTCTGGCTCTGCACCTCTATGTTCTGTGTAAATGGGGGAAGTGAAAAGGGCATCCAGCTCACTGAAGCCCTTACTCTAcattgtatttaagacagagatagataagttcttgattgggaaggggatcaaaggttacagggaaaaggtgggaaaatggcattgagaaacctatcagccacaattgaatggcagagcaggctcgatgggccgaatggccaaattctgctcctatatcttatggtcttatgtactcCCCCTACAGGTGAACGGAAGCAGCAGTGGCATCACCTATTTCACAGTCGCACTGCAACAGTTTCAGCTCGGTGGAAGACTTCTGACCACCCAGCCCACTCTGAATCCCAATCTTTGAAGAGGGAATCCGTCCAGTTCCTTTCTAAAACCACTTGATAATTTCTTGTTCAGGCACCCTAGAAAGTGGAGCTGCATCATTTATTTCCTGCAGAGAGCTCTACAACTGTAAAGatgcactcactccatccacgCATCACCAGACATGAAACACAACAGTCACCAGGATAAAGCAAAACGCTTTAGTTAGGGGAAGTCAGGGAGAGACTCTCCACAAAGAGACTCCCACCACAGAAAGACTCTCCAGAAAGAGATCCCCCAAGGCAGACTGCCCGGGTATGGATTAACCCCCTTCCTGGGTATGGATTAACCCCCTTCCCGGATATGGATTAACCCCCTTCCCAAGGCAGACTGCCCAGGTATGGATTAACCCCCTTCCCAAGGCAGACTGCCTGGGCATGGATTAACCCCTTCCCGGGTATGGATTAACCCCCTTCCCGGATATGGATCAACCCCCTTCCCAAGGCAGACTGCCCGGATATGGATTAACCCCCTCCTCAAGCACCAAGACaagctggcacagtggtgagcactgctgcctcacagctccagggacccgggttcaatttccagcttgggtcactgtctgtgtggagtttgcatgttctccccatgtctgcgtggatttcctccgggttcctcctacactcccaagacatgctggttacgtgcattggccatgctaaattctccctcagtgtatccaaacaggtgccggagtgtggcgactaggggattttcccagttaCTTCTtcgcagcattaatgtaagcttatgacacgaata from Mustelus asterias chromosome 14, sMusAst1.hap1.1, whole genome shotgun sequence includes these protein-coding regions:
- the LOC144503474 gene encoding tubulin alpha-1D chain, which translates into the protein MGNACWELYCLEHGIQPDGQMPSDKTIGGGDDSFNTFFSETGAGKHVPRAVFVDLEPTVIDEVRTGTYRQLFHPEQLITGKEDAANNYARGHYTIGKELIDLVLDRLRKLADQCTGLQGFLIFHSFGGGTGSGFTSLLMERLSVDYGKKSKLEFSIYPAPQISTAVVEPYNSILTTHTTLEHSDCAFMVDNEAIYDICRRNLDIERPTYTNLNRLIGQIVSSITASLRFDGALNVDLTEFQTNLVPYPRIHFPLATYAPVISAEKAYHEQLSVAEITNACFEPANQMVKCDPRHGKYMACCLLYRGDVVPKDVNAAIATIKTKRTIQFVDWCPTGFKVGINYQPPTVVPGGDLAKVQRAVCMLSNTTAIAEAWARLDHKFDLMYAKRAFVHWYVGEGMEEGEFSEAREDMAALEKDYEEVGTESVEGEGEAEEGEEY